One bacterium DNA window includes the following coding sequences:
- a CDS encoding PIG-L deacetylase family protein — MRIRVPRLVEALAREVDPLMDGRRALFLAPHPDDEVLGCGGTIALKVRADADVSIAFLTDGRNGVKAAGGSGRAVREVEAMAAAAALGVPRHRLTFLRYADGRLGEHRGEAIATIRRLVERCGVEDLFVPYRREYHPDHIATWQIGRASLPPGGHLYEYPIWYGPWLWSRLRGRARLAAASHLMDAFGSVKVRVAGVAGTKRLALSAYRSQLAGFASQGAWGARFLERFSGRYEIFFVA, encoded by the coding sequence GTGAGGATCAGGGTTCCCCGGCTGGTGGAGGCCCTGGCGCGCGAGGTCGATCCGTTGATGGACGGCCGGCGCGCGCTGTTCCTGGCGCCGCATCCGGACGATGAGGTCCTCGGCTGCGGGGGCACGATCGCCTTGAAGGTGCGGGCAGACGCCGACGTCTCCATCGCCTTCCTGACCGACGGGCGAAACGGCGTCAAGGCGGCGGGCGGCAGTGGGCGGGCCGTTCGGGAGGTCGAGGCGATGGCCGCGGCCGCCGCCCTCGGGGTGCCCCGGCACCGGCTGACCTTCCTCCGGTACGCGGACGGCCGGCTGGGAGAGCACCGCGGTGAGGCGATCGCGACGATCCGGCGGCTCGTGGAGCGCTGCGGCGTCGAGGACCTGTTCGTGCCGTACCGCCGAGAATACCACCCCGACCACATCGCCACCTGGCAGATCGGGCGGGCCAGCCTTCCCCCCGGGGGCCACCTCTACGAGTATCCGATCTGGTACGGGCCCTGGCTCTGGAGCCGCCTTCGCGGCAGGGCCCGCCTAGCGGCCGCCTCGCACCTCATGGACGCCTTCGGGAGCGTCAAGGTCCGCGTGGCGGGGGTCGCGGGAACCAAGCGCCTGGCGTTGTCGGCCTACCGGTCACAGCTGGCGGGGTTCGCGTCTCAGGGGGCCTGGGGGGCCCGGTTCCTGGAACGCTTCTCCGGCCGCTACGAGATCTTCTTCGTCGCGTAA
- a CDS encoding polysaccharide biosynthesis tyrosine autokinase, with translation MEFWMYYRVIRKHYRTVLIAVLVALVVGTIAAWPRYQEYVASATLTTSSPDANRYTLVLVTDRTQAAPGPDTARVIELIQSRTVAERVIQRLNLRTTPQDLRTRVKVTGGRDASPLLTLSVQDPNPAQAVRLANTYAEVAVAYNQEVNRREATLARQYIEDKTQQTQTELTQAENALDAFKQGHGIVSMPTQMTAAVQHYLDLVSQQRTAEVDQRELSARIADIRVRLTQFSPTRTDQQFTENPIQQKLHSDLVSLEVQLAIARATYTEEHPTVVALKQKIEVLKTAMAGEIQKVLATEFVQVNPVYDGLIKQLIDLETQQVAVQAQLQALSTIVPQEQKKMPAMNTIDREYTRLSRNVQVLETEYTSLEGRLNDFRIQEEAAIDRNPVYIVDTATAAQPTSPSRTMVRILVAAMLGLVGGIGLVVFQSQIDDTLKTAKDAERLLGVPVLTSVPKHNPPFDEAYRLLKTVLGLHATNGKTKAIMFTSSRPGSGTSTIVYHLARAVARGGKRVTVVDADLRRPMAHRLFGVASQVGVVDVLTGAVSLGDAVQAAKIENVRVLPAGQSPASFAELPDLFGTYTMTQMLDKLRRETDVILIDSPPAVPFAESRALASVVDGVVLVLAAGQAPRGVELDTKRQLERAHARVLGVVVNKVDPESDDGYYFHEKYSNPNAGRNLTVPAAAAGIVLLVVLITGGAIAGIGFLLFKVTPIAFGLIFHGGRIVSAWLSHIAPIVASAAGRSTHVAAEGLGSGARAVASGTGSGALTAAGTVGQAIQAAMAGAGMLVAGIGTAVEMAGRAIHMVVSGVAGVGQAVFAGVGTGIQTLVNGIGAGAQAVIPAVGQAIQAGAAGAGTLVAGIGTGVEMVGRAIHMVVSGVSGTGQAALSGVGTGVRAVATMLFTGAR, from the coding sequence GGTGACGGACCGAACCCAGGCGGCCCCCGGTCCGGACACCGCCCGCGTGATTGAACTGATCCAGAGCCGGACGGTGGCCGAGCGCGTCATCCAGCGCCTGAACTTGCGGACCACCCCGCAGGACCTCCGAACCCGGGTGAAGGTCACCGGCGGACGAGATGCCTCTCCTCTGCTCACGCTCTCCGTGCAGGATCCGAATCCGGCCCAGGCCGTTCGACTGGCGAACACGTACGCCGAGGTGGCCGTCGCGTATAACCAGGAGGTCAATCGTCGCGAAGCCACGTTGGCGCGACAGTATATCGAGGATAAGACCCAGCAGACCCAAACCGAGCTCACCCAGGCAGAGAATGCCCTGGACGCGTTCAAGCAGGGCCACGGAATCGTCTCAATGCCGACCCAGATGACCGCTGCGGTGCAGCACTACCTCGACCTCGTCAGCCAGCAGCGGACGGCGGAAGTCGACCAGCGGGAGCTCTCCGCGCGGATCGCCGACATCCGGGTGCGGCTCACCCAATTCTCACCCACTCGGACCGACCAACAGTTCACCGAGAATCCGATACAGCAAAAGCTCCACAGCGATCTCGTCTCCCTGGAGGTTCAACTCGCCATCGCCCGGGCGACCTACACGGAGGAGCACCCCACGGTCGTCGCGCTCAAGCAGAAGATCGAGGTGCTCAAGACCGCCATGGCCGGTGAGATCCAAAAGGTCCTGGCCACCGAGTTCGTGCAGGTGAACCCGGTCTACGATGGCCTGATCAAGCAGCTGATCGATCTGGAAACCCAGCAGGTGGCGGTGCAGGCGCAGCTCCAGGCGCTGTCAACCATCGTGCCCCAGGAGCAGAAGAAGATGCCGGCGATGAACACCATCGACCGGGAGTATACTCGCTTGAGCCGGAATGTGCAGGTCCTCGAAACCGAGTACACGTCGCTCGAAGGCCGGCTGAACGACTTCCGGATCCAAGAAGAAGCGGCAATTGATCGGAATCCCGTCTACATCGTGGACACGGCGACGGCGGCGCAGCCGACCTCCCCGTCCCGCACGATGGTCCGCATCCTCGTCGCGGCGATGCTGGGCTTGGTCGGAGGAATCGGGCTCGTTGTCTTCCAGAGCCAGATCGACGACACCCTGAAGACGGCAAAGGACGCGGAGCGGCTGCTGGGGGTGCCGGTGTTGACCAGCGTGCCCAAGCACAACCCTCCGTTTGACGAGGCCTACCGGCTCCTCAAGACCGTGTTGGGCCTTCACGCGACCAACGGCAAGACCAAGGCCATCATGTTTACCAGTTCCCGGCCGGGGAGCGGAACATCCACGATCGTCTATCATCTTGCCCGGGCTGTCGCCCGTGGCGGCAAGCGGGTCACGGTCGTCGACGCGGATCTCCGCCGCCCGATGGCGCACCGCCTCTTTGGGGTGGCGAGCCAAGTTGGGGTAGTGGATGTGTTGACCGGCGCGGTCTCGCTCGGAGATGCCGTCCAGGCCGCCAAGATCGAGAACGTACGCGTCCTGCCGGCCGGCCAGAGCCCGGCGTCATTCGCGGAGCTGCCCGATCTGTTCGGTACGTACACGATGACCCAGATGCTCGACAAGCTCCGGCGCGAGACCGACGTGATCTTGATCGATTCGCCGCCGGCCGTGCCGTTTGCGGAATCGCGGGCACTGGCATCCGTGGTCGACGGCGTGGTCCTGGTGCTCGCCGCCGGGCAGGCGCCCCGGGGGGTTGAACTGGACACCAAACGCCAGTTGGAACGCGCCCACGCCCGGGTGCTCGGCGTCGTCGTGAACAAGGTTGATCCAGAGAGCGACGACGGCTACTACTTTCACGAGAAGTACTCCAACCCCAACGCCGGTCGGAACCTAACGGTGCCGGCCGCCGCCGCCGGAATCGTTTTGCTGGTCGTCCTCATCACCGGCGGTGCGATCGCGGGAATCGGATTCCTGCTGTTCAAGGTCACCCCGATCGCCTTTGGTTTGATCTTCCACGGTGGGCGGATCGTGTCCGCTTGGCTGAGCCACATCGCCCCCATCGTGGCATCCGCGGCGGGCCGCAGCACCCATGTGGCCGCGGAAGGCTTGGGCTCGGGCGCGCGCGCGGTGGCTTCGGGCACGGGGTCCGGTGCATTGACCGCTGCAGGGACCGTGGGCCAAGCAATTCAGGCAGCGATGGCAGGTGCGGGCATGCTGGTCGCCGGCATCGGGACCGCTGTGGAGATGGCCGGCCGGGCGATCCATATGGTGGTCTCCGGGGTCGCGGGAGTGGGTCAGGCGGTGTTCGCGGGGGTCGGCACCGGCATCCAGACGCTGGTGAACGGGATCGGCGCAGGGGCCCAGGCTGTCATCCCGGCCGTGGGTCAGGCGATTCAGGCGGGAGCGGCGGGGGCGGGCACGCTGGTCGCCGGCATCGGGACCGGTGTGGAGATGGTCGGCCGGGCGATCCATATGGTGGTTTCCGGGGTTTCTGGAACCGGCCAAGCCGCGTTATCAGGAGTCGGCACCGGCGTCCGCGCGGTCGCGACGATGCTCTTCACGGGGGCGCGTTAA
- a CDS encoding glycosyltransferase family 2 protein, producing the protein MPPSPLDLSIVIVNRNTRRLLGECLGSLEAVLAHTPLRVEIIVVDNGSTDGSPAMVAERFPGARLIRNEENRAYAGANNQGIALAGGRNILLLNSDTVVRPGALEEMMRSLDADPRLGGVSPKLLNPDGSIQRSCWPFPMKAVVGNTLGLYRLGLLDDYRAWDHREDREVDWVSSACLMVPRRVFDAVGGLDERFFYGVDVEWAHRAAKAGYRFRALARPEVVHHGRGSQRHGQTPISADGPVVESRYFRAHYGLLGVVFFRAVLIAGALPRLIVWEILGRCRLSRHAEEHRAMLRRILASALCIRTV; encoded by the coding sequence ATGCCACCCAGTCCGCTTGACCTCTCGATCGTCATTGTCAACCGGAACACCCGGCGTCTGCTGGGGGAGTGCCTGGGTTCGCTTGAGGCGGTGCTCGCCCACACCCCCTTACGCGTGGAGATCATCGTCGTGGACAACGGGTCGACCGACGGGTCACCGGCGATGGTGGCCGAGCGGTTTCCCGGGGCGCGGCTCATCCGCAACGAGGAGAATCGGGCGTATGCCGGTGCGAACAACCAAGGCATCGCGCTCGCCGGGGGCCGCAACATCCTCCTCCTGAATTCGGATACCGTGGTCAGGCCCGGCGCGCTTGAGGAGATGATGCGATCCCTCGACGCCGACCCCCGCCTCGGTGGGGTCTCCCCCAAACTGCTCAACCCCGACGGGAGCATCCAGCGGTCGTGCTGGCCGTTCCCGATGAAGGCCGTCGTCGGAAATACCTTGGGTCTGTACCGTCTCGGCCTGCTCGATGACTACCGCGCCTGGGATCACCGGGAAGACCGCGAGGTCGATTGGGTATCGTCGGCGTGCCTGATGGTTCCACGGAGGGTGTTCGATGCCGTCGGAGGACTCGATGAACGCTTCTTCTACGGGGTCGATGTCGAGTGGGCGCACCGCGCCGCCAAAGCCGGCTACCGGTTCCGGGCGCTCGCCCGCCCCGAGGTCGTCCACCACGGTCGGGGCAGCCAGCGGCATGGCCAGACGCCGATCTCGGCGGATGGCCCGGTCGTGGAGTCCCGTTACTTCCGGGCGCACTATGGGCTGCTCGGCGTCGTCTTCTTCCGCGCGGTACTCATCGCCGGCGCGCTCCCCCGGCTGATCGTCTGGGAGATTTTGGGACGGTGCCGGCTGAGCCGCCACGCCGAGGAACATCGGGCGATGCTCCGACGGATCCTGGCCTCGGCGCTCTGCATCCGGACGGTGTAA
- a CDS encoding glycosyltransferase family 4 protein, producing MRILSVTHDHPFARGSGVATYCQDLELELVGRGHSVAHLTSWERSWRPAPYLRWFEERGITFASLVNSPLPPAMSPERPLADCADGRIERLMRNCLERTRPDLVHIHAFQGLSGSVLPMIKRHGIPVIVTLHDFWALCTRIVLMRADGMPCSGPDGGKNCARYCANPGSLGRRVYRRLMAVVPPGPGRELVQRARAQMVRPAAGDHSAWSATSDTAAAGEAQGSLRDTLAHGARSARLLEMLREADAVLAVSNFVRDTFVRHGVPEARIRVLRLGLDLSQTDLWRIRQARAPLRVGFLGRVVHLKGAHILAEAVRGIPPDQARVLCFGPAGAEDAARLQTLAGRPLEFRGPYDRGDLPAILDEVDVVVVPSLFPESVGLATLEAQAAGLPVIASRIGAVPEYIQDGQNGLLFEPGSSRALQACLRQFLDTPQLVAAMSARTTPPPTMVRHVDLLTEVYRACLGHGHRTPHATQSA from the coding sequence ATGCGGATTCTCAGCGTCACCCACGATCATCCCTTCGCCCGAGGCAGCGGCGTGGCGACGTACTGTCAGGATCTGGAACTCGAACTCGTCGGGCGCGGCCACTCCGTGGCGCACCTGACCAGCTGGGAGCGGAGCTGGCGGCCTGCCCCTTACCTGCGGTGGTTCGAGGAGCGGGGAATCACGTTTGCCAGCCTGGTTAACTCTCCGCTCCCCCCTGCCATGTCCCCGGAACGTCCGCTCGCCGACTGCGCCGATGGCCGGATAGAGCGGTTGATGCGAAACTGCCTGGAGCGGACCAGGCCCGATTTGGTTCACATCCACGCCTTCCAAGGACTGTCCGGCTCGGTGCTGCCGATGATCAAGCGTCATGGGATCCCCGTGATCGTCACGCTCCATGACTTTTGGGCGCTCTGTACCCGGATCGTCCTGATGCGCGCCGACGGGATGCCCTGCTCCGGTCCCGACGGGGGGAAGAACTGCGCGCGTTACTGCGCAAATCCCGGCTCCCTCGGCCGGCGTGTGTACCGGCGGCTGATGGCGGTGGTGCCCCCGGGGCCGGGGCGCGAGCTTGTGCAGCGCGCGCGTGCGCAGATGGTGCGGCCGGCGGCCGGCGACCACAGCGCCTGGTCGGCGACGTCGGATACGGCGGCCGCCGGGGAAGCGCAAGGATCGCTTCGCGACACGCTGGCGCACGGCGCACGGTCGGCGCGTTTGCTCGAGATGCTGCGCGAGGCGGACGCGGTGCTAGCGGTCTCCAATTTTGTGAGAGATACGTTCGTCCGCCACGGGGTACCCGAGGCGCGGATTCGGGTTCTGCGCCTCGGCTTGGACCTCTCGCAGACCGATCTCTGGCGGATCAGGCAGGCGCGCGCCCCGCTGCGGGTGGGCTTTCTGGGGCGCGTCGTCCACCTCAAAGGCGCGCACATCCTCGCGGAGGCGGTGCGCGGGATCCCTCCGGACCAGGCGCGGGTCCTGTGCTTCGGCCCGGCCGGCGCGGAGGACGCCGCAAGACTCCAAACCTTGGCGGGGAGGCCGCTCGAGTTCCGCGGTCCGTACGATCGGGGCGATCTGCCCGCGATCCTGGACGAGGTGGACGTCGTCGTCGTCCCCAGCCTCTTTCCGGAGTCCGTGGGCCTGGCGACCCTGGAAGCCCAAGCGGCCGGGTTGCCGGTGATTGCCTCACGCATCGGCGCCGTCCCCGAGTACATTCAAGACGGTCAGAATGGCCTGCTCTTCGAACCCGGAAGTTCGCGCGCGCTCCAGGCATGCCTGAGGCAGTTTCTGGACACGCCCCAGTTAGTGGCCGCGATGTCGGCGCGCACCACTCCCCCACCGACCATGGTTCGACACGTCGACCTCTTGACAGAGGTCTACCGCGCGTGCCTCGGTCACGGGCACCGGACCCCACATGCCACCCAGTCCGCTTGA
- a CDS encoding glycosyltransferase family 39 protein: MRDATGRGRGLQVEERVLLIALFLFALLVRVVVIAHTIGFQTDGLSEPAADSRIHLALVQSLLGHHGYSLRGRPTAITPPLYIFLLAGLYRVSGSPAAIRLAQALLGAVCCLIVYAVGRKIANPQTGAVAAALLGAHPLVAYLAGLHLTENLFLFLLLVLLLQSLRVAERPTPWAMVVMGGLFGLTALTRAVFLAFLPFLLVWATAVWGWRNPLAYRVFAVVAASAVLVILPWAVRNYLALGGVVPVQSNGGMVFWAGNNPYSDGQMVWPTRGTWSDGPAPDNGMYGWQGVGPGEENRRFVTAALSWIRHHPGDYLRLLGEKLGRLYGFSRAADPREIPVPFSVVVFHIALLAAAFGGVMVTIHRWKAYILLLGLIVFTNATTLLFSGGTRYSVPMLPSLVIFAAAALVTAWSASTRPLEALR; encoded by the coding sequence ATGCGGGACGCGACGGGCCGCGGGAGGGGCCTCCAGGTTGAGGAGCGTGTGCTGCTGATCGCGCTGTTCCTCTTCGCGTTACTGGTGCGGGTCGTGGTGATCGCCCACACCATCGGGTTCCAAACCGATGGCCTGTCCGAGCCGGCGGCTGACAGCCGGATCCATCTCGCGCTCGTCCAGAGCCTCCTCGGTCACCACGGATACAGCCTGAGGGGCCGGCCGACGGCGATTACCCCCCCGCTCTACATATTTCTTCTCGCGGGGCTCTATCGGGTGAGCGGCAGCCCGGCGGCAATTCGGCTCGCCCAGGCGCTGCTGGGGGCGGTGTGCTGCCTGATCGTATACGCGGTCGGCCGGAAGATCGCCAATCCCCAGACCGGTGCCGTCGCGGCCGCGCTCCTAGGCGCCCACCCGCTCGTGGCGTACCTCGCGGGGTTGCATCTCACGGAGAACCTCTTCCTCTTTCTCCTGCTCGTTCTGCTGCTCCAGTCGCTGCGCGTCGCCGAGCGGCCCACCCCCTGGGCCATGGTCGTCATGGGCGGGCTGTTCGGCTTGACCGCACTCACGCGCGCGGTGTTCCTTGCCTTCCTGCCCTTCCTCCTCGTGTGGGCCACCGCCGTCTGGGGCTGGCGCAATCCGCTGGCCTACCGGGTGTTCGCGGTGGTCGCCGCGAGTGCGGTCCTTGTGATTCTCCCTTGGGCGGTGCGCAATTACCTTGCCCTCGGCGGGGTGGTTCCGGTGCAGAGCAACGGCGGCATGGTCTTCTGGGCGGGGAACAACCCGTACTCGGATGGCCAGATGGTCTGGCCGACGCGCGGGACCTGGTCGGATGGGCCCGCCCCCGACAACGGGATGTATGGGTGGCAAGGCGTGGGCCCCGGCGAGGAGAACCGCCGGTTTGTCACCGCCGCGCTGTCCTGGATCCGGCACCATCCCGGTGACTACCTCCGATTGTTGGGGGAGAAACTCGGACGTTTGTATGGCTTCTCGCGGGCCGCCGATCCCCGGGAGATCCCGGTGCCGTTCAGCGTGGTGGTGTTTCACATCGCCCTGCTCGCCGCGGCGTTTGGGGGGGTCATGGTAACGATCCACCGGTGGAAGGCGTACATTCTGCTGCTGGGGCTCATCGTGTTTACGAACGCCACCACGCTCCTTTTTAGCGGGGGGACCCGCTACAGCGTGCCGATGCTGCCGAGCCTAGTCATCTTCGCGGCCGCCGCCCTGGTGACGGCTTGGAGTGCGTCAACAAGACCCCTGGAGGCGTTGCGATGA
- a CDS encoding nucleotide sugar dehydrogenase, translated as MAQPTLALNTTGTRLHTDVGLAEKITTRTATVAVIGLGYVGLPLARVLGGAGYRVLGLEIDKTRVAALNAGTSYIDDVADGDLRPLVTGGTVSATSDPKVLEGADAVIICVPTPLTRAKQPDLSYVTAAVAQIVPHLHPGQLIVLESTTYPGTTQEVVKPILERSGLTAGEHFWLAFSPERLDPGNRGRVIQAVPKIVGGLTPRCTELATLLYQQVTAKVVPVSSSTVAEMVKVYENVFRNVNIALVNELTLLCDRMGLDVWEIIEAAGTKPYGFMPFQPGPGVGGHCIPVDPYYLSAKAREYDFHVRFIELAATVNDSMPYYVLSRTTAALGGHGKTLRGAKVLILGVAYKKDISDPRESPSLKIIELLEKRGATVAYHDPHVPHVALANPRVTLTSVALTDEVLEAADCVVIATDHTALDYTRVAAKARLVIDTRNALRGNGGPHVVRL; from the coding sequence ATGGCGCAACCCACGCTGGCTCTCAACACCACTGGAACACGGCTCCACACGGATGTGGGGCTTGCCGAAAAGATCACGACCCGGACCGCCACCGTTGCGGTGATCGGCCTGGGTTACGTCGGCTTGCCGCTCGCTCGAGTTCTGGGCGGAGCGGGATACCGCGTTCTGGGGCTAGAGATCGACAAGACGCGCGTCGCCGCGTTAAATGCCGGGACATCCTATATCGACGACGTGGCCGACGGGGATCTCAGACCACTCGTGACCGGCGGTACGGTGTCGGCAACCTCGGATCCTAAGGTGCTGGAGGGGGCCGACGCCGTCATCATCTGCGTCCCCACGCCCCTCACCCGAGCCAAGCAGCCGGACCTCTCGTACGTGACGGCGGCGGTCGCGCAGATCGTCCCGCATCTGCATCCCGGTCAACTGATTGTGCTGGAAAGCACGACCTATCCCGGGACGACACAAGAAGTTGTGAAGCCCATTCTGGAGCGTTCGGGGTTGACGGCCGGAGAGCATTTCTGGTTGGCGTTCTCTCCTGAGCGCCTCGACCCCGGCAATCGGGGCCGCGTGATCCAAGCGGTCCCCAAGATCGTGGGAGGGCTGACGCCCCGGTGCACCGAGCTCGCGACCTTACTGTACCAGCAGGTCACCGCAAAGGTCGTCCCGGTCTCTTCCTCGACCGTGGCCGAGATGGTTAAGGTCTACGAGAACGTCTTCCGCAACGTCAACATCGCACTCGTCAACGAGTTGACGCTGCTCTGCGATCGAATGGGCCTGGACGTGTGGGAAATCATCGAAGCCGCGGGGACCAAACCCTATGGGTTCATGCCCTTTCAGCCCGGGCCCGGCGTCGGCGGACACTGCATCCCGGTGGACCCCTACTATCTCTCCGCCAAAGCGCGGGAGTACGACTTCCACGTCCGGTTCATCGAGCTGGCCGCGACGGTGAATGACAGCATGCCGTACTACGTTCTCTCGCGGACCACCGCGGCTCTCGGCGGCCACGGGAAGACGTTACGGGGCGCCAAGGTGCTGATCTTGGGGGTCGCGTACAAAAAAGACATCTCCGACCCGCGAGAGTCGCCATCGCTCAAGATCATCGAGTTGCTGGAGAAGCGCGGTGCAACGGTCGCGTACCACGATCCACACGTTCCGCACGTGGCCCTCGCGAACCCGCGGGTGACGCTGACCTCGGTGGCGCTCACCGATGAGGTGCTCGAGGCCGCGGATTGTGTCGTCATTGCCACGGATCACACCGCTCTCGATTACACGCGGGTTGCGGCGAAGGCCCGGCTGGTGATCGACACGAGGAACGCACTGAGGGGGAACGGCGGCCCGCACGTGGTGCGGCTCTGA
- a CDS encoding ABC transporter permease, giving the protein MIRDTALHAMAVESKEGRRVIELVVESNHQASVRQALRELWAYRDVMWAFAERNVRLKYKQAALGVLWALIQPLSFLAIFVVLFGRFAKPSGDVSSYPAFALSALIPWMFLQTAVSFGAQALMMDGALLRKVYFAREAPILGGVLGSGLDFAIGLGMLLVLSPFLGIHYSWAMLLAVPLWGILALLASGVAMAMGALTIYYRDFRYALPLMLQLWMFASPVAYPLTAVPERWRPVYILLNPAAGILDGFRRTLTQGRGPDLGLLALSTAVSLLVAWLGYRLFKHMEPGFADVV; this is encoded by the coding sequence ATGATCCGGGATACGGCGCTCCACGCGATGGCCGTGGAGTCCAAGGAGGGTAGACGGGTGATCGAACTCGTGGTTGAGAGCAACCACCAGGCGTCTGTGCGACAGGCGCTTCGGGAGCTCTGGGCATATCGCGACGTGATGTGGGCATTCGCCGAGCGCAACGTTCGATTGAAGTACAAGCAGGCGGCGCTGGGGGTCCTCTGGGCGCTGATTCAGCCGCTGTCGTTTCTGGCGATCTTCGTGGTGTTGTTCGGACGTTTCGCCAAACCGAGCGGGGATGTCAGCTCGTACCCGGCGTTTGCGCTCTCCGCATTGATCCCCTGGATGTTCCTGCAGACGGCGGTTTCGTTCGGGGCACAAGCGTTGATGATGGACGGCGCGCTGCTGCGGAAGGTCTACTTCGCCCGGGAGGCTCCCATTCTGGGGGGCGTCTTGGGGTCGGGGCTGGATTTCGCGATCGGGCTGGGGATGCTGCTCGTGCTCAGCCCGTTCCTGGGCATCCATTACTCGTGGGCGATGCTGCTGGCGGTCCCGCTGTGGGGGATCCTGGCCCTGCTGGCCTCGGGGGTGGCGATGGCGATGGGCGCGCTTACCATCTACTACCGAGACTTCCGATATGCGCTGCCGCTGATGCTGCAGTTGTGGATGTTTGCCAGCCCCGTCGCCTACCCGCTCACCGCGGTGCCGGAGCGGTGGAGGCCCGTGTACATTCTCCTCAACCCTGCGGCCGGCATTCTGGACGGTTTCCGGCGGACCCTGACCCAGGGCCGAGGACCCGATCTGGGGCTATTGGCCTTGAGCACCGCGGTCTCGCTCCTCGTGGCCTGGCTCGGATATCGGCTGTTCAAGCACATGGAACCCGGCTTCGCGGACGTGGTGTAG
- a CDS encoding ABC transporter ATP-binding protein, producing the protein MTWAVRFEDVSKRYRGVGGPMYPALRYDLAQFGRRLVGRGRRSEANPKGRMALEHVSFEVQQGESYALIGPNGAGKTTALKLLTRISYPTGGRVRVRGRVAALIEVGAGIHPELTGRENVWLYGRIMGMPRDEIKRRFDEIVDFAEIGEALDRPVKMYSSGMQLRLGFAVASHLDPDIFVIDEALAVGDAGFQAKCVERMMSLVREGRTLLFVSHNLTAVEAICRRGVFLLDGRVEALGETRGVLRNYLDWVDTRQQARIIREFQPRPSRFLKVERVRYFDVHGVERAAFRTGEAMEIRLTVHAEIPLLRPCFSIGISRGGPSTLIVCSMLADGQIPDQIDGRFEVSCHIPKLPLLPSVYQTWCSVVNSHAYGDLFDWQPVGAFRVSDGPAWHNGPALIGTWIDSPVYTDYRWQWRKAAPAEPDAEPAPAGAHAP; encoded by the coding sequence ATGACCTGGGCCGTGCGTTTCGAGGACGTCAGTAAGCGCTATCGAGGGGTGGGCGGGCCGATGTACCCCGCCCTGCGCTACGATCTCGCCCAATTCGGGCGGAGGCTGGTGGGCCGCGGCCGTCGGAGCGAGGCGAACCCGAAGGGCCGGATGGCCCTCGAGCACGTGTCGTTCGAGGTGCAGCAGGGGGAGTCGTACGCGCTCATCGGTCCGAACGGCGCGGGCAAGACCACCGCGCTCAAGCTCCTCACCCGGATCTCGTATCCGACCGGCGGCCGCGTCCGGGTGCGCGGCCGTGTGGCGGCGTTGATCGAGGTCGGTGCGGGGATCCACCCCGAACTGACCGGCCGGGAGAACGTCTGGCTCTACGGACGGATCATGGGCATGCCGCGTGACGAGATCAAGCGTCGGTTCGACGAGATCGTCGACTTCGCGGAGATCGGCGAGGCCCTCGATCGGCCGGTGAAGATGTACTCGAGCGGGATGCAGCTGCGGCTGGGGTTTGCCGTGGCCAGCCACCTCGACCCGGACATCTTCGTCATCGACGAGGCCTTGGCCGTGGGCGACGCGGGGTTCCAGGCCAAGTGCGTCGAGCGGATGATGAGCCTGGTGCGGGAGGGTCGGACCCTGCTGTTTGTCTCGCACAACCTTACCGCGGTCGAGGCGATCTGCCGTCGCGGGGTGTTCCTCTTGGACGGACGGGTGGAGGCGTTGGGCGAGACCCGCGGGGTGCTGCGGAACTATCTGGATTGGGTGGACACTCGCCAGCAAGCCCGCATCATTCGGGAGTTTCAACCGCGTCCCTCGCGGTTCCTGAAGGTCGAGCGGGTGAGGTACTTTGACGTGCACGGGGTGGAGCGCGCCGCGTTCCGCACGGGCGAAGCGATGGAGATTCGGCTGACCGTGCACGCGGAGATCCCGCTGCTGCGGCCGTGTTTCAGCATCGGCATCAGCCGCGGCGGACCCAGCACGCTCATCGTCTGCTCGATGTTGGCGGACGGCCAGATCCCCGACCAGATCGACGGGCGGTTCGAGGTCTCGTGCCACATCCCCAAGCTGCCACTGCTCCCGAGTGTCTACCAGACGTGGTGCTCGGTCGTGAACAGTCATGCCTACGGCGATCTCTTCGACTGGCAGCCCGTCGGGGCGTTCCGGGTCTCGGACGGACCCGCTTGGCACAACGGACCCGCGCTGATCGGGACGTGGATCGACAGCCCGGTGTACACCGACTACCGCTGGCAGTGGCGGAAGGCGGCGCCCGCCGAGCCCGATGCCGAACCGGCACCGGCCGGGGCGCACGCGCCGTGA